A DNA window from Kitasatospora atroaurantiaca contains the following coding sequences:
- a CDS encoding DoxX family protein, with the protein MSTLTAPQNASADSRRPSASPHGYDAGLLLLRLVLGLTMAAHGTQKLFGWFGGFGLDATGRFFTASGYPSGRTMAAVAGLTETFGGLGVAVGLLTPLAGAALVGTMLNALAVTWGGGFFAPKGSEYEWLLTAAAAAVALTGPGRYAVDHFVPVLRSHRLARGVAALGLGVILAGVVLLLRN; encoded by the coding sequence ATGTCGACCCTCACCGCCCCGCAGAACGCCTCCGCAGACAGCCGACGACCGAGCGCCTCCCCCCACGGATACGACGCCGGACTCCTGCTGCTGCGCCTTGTGCTCGGCCTCACCATGGCGGCGCACGGCACACAGAAGCTCTTCGGCTGGTTCGGCGGCTTCGGCCTCGACGCGACCGGCCGGTTCTTCACCGCCAGCGGCTACCCGTCGGGCCGCACCATGGCCGCCGTGGCCGGGCTCACCGAGACCTTCGGCGGGCTGGGCGTGGCCGTCGGCCTGCTGACACCGCTGGCCGGTGCGGCCCTGGTCGGCACGATGCTCAACGCCCTCGCCGTCACCTGGGGCGGCGGCTTCTTCGCGCCGAAGGGCTCGGAGTACGAGTGGCTGCTCACCGCAGCGGCGGCGGCAGTCGCACTGACCGGCCCGGGCCGATACGCCGTGGACCACTTCGTCCCGGTCCTGCGCTCGCACCGGCTGGCCCGCGGCGTGGCCGCCCTGGGGCTCGGCGTGATCCTGGCCGGCGTGGTGCTGCTGCTCCGCAACTAG
- a CDS encoding APC family permease, producing the protein MRKSIGIVDGVVIAASSTAATSSIGIGLGLIAGIVGLHLPAIMLLAFLPVLGIAGGYGRLNRVEPNAGNSYTWVGRTLNPWLGFLTGWVNIVGTVVFMAYTTAVTGSAILQLAGQAGLHSLAGLALDPDSTLQTTLIGLVVLAAATLVAVRGLELAAGLQRYLLVFEYLVLLGFCGYGLFAGTQPFSLEWYNPFAIPSLTALAQGMVLAVFCYWGFEAVFSVGEEVRDPRDASRGGLIALTVMLGIFLLATTAFQRVLPLDELAGNGAHGLTYFGEKLAHQPLAALPLIALTFSAVASLQAAVIPTARGTYAMGRDGTLGRIWTRIHPRHATPVAGTVLISVISSAIAVLSLVIPTVTDLISAAVNAIGIVVALYYALTAIASAVRFRHLLRTAPLEALRAVVGPVLSAIALLALGGYLAWTFYDSTDHFELRADNGWFQLLCPVLMIGSGLLAGAWARWGRKSPYFLTGRGTDAEAVTLITSA; encoded by the coding sequence ATGCGGAAGTCGATCGGCATCGTGGACGGCGTGGTGATCGCCGCCTCCAGTACGGCCGCGACCTCCAGCATCGGCATCGGGCTCGGCCTGATCGCGGGCATCGTCGGCCTGCACCTGCCGGCCATCATGCTGCTGGCCTTCCTGCCGGTGCTCGGCATCGCCGGCGGGTACGGGCGGCTCAACCGCGTCGAACCCAATGCCGGCAACAGCTACACCTGGGTCGGCCGTACGCTCAACCCCTGGCTGGGCTTCCTCACCGGCTGGGTCAACATCGTCGGCACCGTCGTCTTCATGGCGTACACCACCGCGGTGACCGGCTCCGCGATCCTCCAACTCGCCGGGCAGGCAGGCCTGCACAGCCTGGCCGGTCTCGCGCTCGACCCGGACTCCACCCTGCAGACCACCCTGATCGGCCTGGTGGTGCTCGCCGCGGCCACCCTGGTCGCCGTCCGCGGACTGGAGCTCGCGGCCGGTCTGCAGCGGTACCTGCTGGTCTTCGAGTACCTCGTCCTGCTCGGGTTCTGCGGCTACGGCCTGTTCGCCGGCACCCAGCCGTTCTCCCTGGAGTGGTACAACCCCTTCGCGATACCGTCGCTCACCGCACTCGCCCAGGGGATGGTGCTCGCGGTCTTCTGCTACTGGGGCTTCGAGGCGGTCTTCAGCGTCGGCGAGGAGGTCCGCGACCCGCGCGACGCCTCGCGCGGCGGTCTGATCGCACTGACGGTCATGCTGGGGATCTTCCTGCTCGCCACCACCGCCTTCCAACGTGTCCTCCCGCTGGACGAGTTGGCCGGCAACGGCGCCCACGGCCTGACCTACTTCGGCGAGAAGCTGGCCCACCAGCCGCTGGCCGCACTGCCGTTGATCGCGCTGACCTTCTCCGCCGTGGCGTCCCTGCAGGCCGCCGTCATCCCGACCGCGCGCGGCACCTACGCGATGGGCCGTGACGGCACCCTCGGACGGATCTGGACCCGCATCCACCCGCGGCACGCGACCCCGGTCGCCGGGACGGTGCTCATCTCCGTCATCTCCTCCGCCATCGCCGTACTCTCGCTGGTCATCCCGACGGTCACCGACCTGATCTCGGCGGCCGTCAACGCGATCGGCATCGTCGTCGCCCTCTACTACGCACTGACGGCCATCGCCTCCGCCGTCCGCTTCCGCCACCTGCTGCGGACGGCGCCGCTGGAGGCCCTGCGTGCGGTGGTCGGCCCGGTGCTCAGCGCGATCGCCCTGCTCGCGCTCGGCGGTTACCTCGCCTGGACCTTCTACGACTCCACCGACCACTTCGAACTCCGGGCCGACAACGGCTGGTTCCAGCTCCTCTGCCCGGTCCTGATGATCGGGTCCGGCCTGCTGGCCGGCGCCTGGGCCCGTTGGGGACGTAAGTCGCCCTACTTCCTCACCGGCCGCGGCACCGACGCCGAGGCCGTCACGCTGATCACGTCCGCATGA
- a CDS encoding phosphotransferase family protein encodes MSDEYPDPPGLDLARVREHLDAELPGIVRGPLRARLFEGGRSNLTYLLEDGRTSWVLRRPPLGHVLATAHDMAREHRVMAALQPTRVPVPKTLLLVEDASVIGAPFYLMEYVEGTPHRDAEALAALGPDRVHALGLHLVDTLVDLHAVDPDAVGLGDFGRPEGFLERQLRRWGRQLDASRSREVPGIDELHQQLTESLPVSPTPALVHGDYRLDNVLVGPDDRIRAVLDWEMSTVGDPLTDLGLLVMYTELARQYDGILPGAALAPGFPTTAEMVGRYALGSGRDVSALGWYVGFASFKLAVVLEGIHFRFTQGGTVGTGFDRVGELVPLFVQFGLTSLKER; translated from the coding sequence ATGAGCGATGAGTACCCCGACCCGCCCGGCCTCGATCTCGCGCGGGTGCGCGAGCACCTCGATGCCGAGCTGCCCGGAATCGTGCGCGGCCCGCTGCGTGCCCGCCTGTTCGAGGGCGGCAGGTCCAACCTGACGTACCTGCTGGAGGACGGCCGCACGAGCTGGGTGCTGCGCCGACCGCCGCTGGGCCATGTGCTGGCCACCGCGCACGACATGGCCCGCGAGCACCGGGTGATGGCCGCTCTGCAGCCCACCCGGGTACCGGTGCCGAAGACGCTGCTGCTGGTCGAGGACGCGTCGGTGATCGGCGCGCCGTTCTACCTGATGGAGTACGTGGAGGGCACCCCTCACCGGGACGCCGAGGCGCTCGCCGCCCTCGGGCCGGACCGGGTGCACGCCCTCGGACTGCACCTGGTGGACACCCTGGTGGACCTGCACGCCGTCGATCCGGACGCCGTCGGCCTCGGGGACTTCGGCCGCCCGGAAGGCTTCCTTGAGCGTCAACTCCGTCGCTGGGGGCGCCAGCTGGACGCCTCCCGGAGCCGCGAGGTGCCGGGCATCGACGAGCTGCACCAGCAGCTGACGGAGAGCCTGCCCGTCTCGCCCACGCCCGCCCTGGTGCACGGGGACTACCGGCTCGACAACGTCCTGGTCGGCCCTGACGACCGCATCCGGGCCGTGCTCGACTGGGAGATGTCGACGGTCGGCGACCCGCTGACCGACCTCGGGCTGCTGGTGATGTACACCGAGCTGGCCCGCCAGTACGACGGCATCCTGCCCGGCGCCGCCCTCGCACCCGGCTTCCCGACCACCGCCGAGATGGTCGGCCGGTACGCGCTGGGCTCCGGGCGGGACGTCTCCGCGCTCGGCTGGTACGTCGGCTTCGCGTCGTTCAAGCTCGCGGTCGTGCTGGAGGGCATCCACTTCCGCTTCACCCAGGGCGGGACGGTGGGCACGGGCTTCGACCGCGTCGGCGAACTCGTCCCGCTGTTCGTCCAGTTCGGCCTTACCTCGCTTAAGGAGCGGTGA
- the ligD gene encoding non-homologous end-joining DNA ligase, producing MLATPSRRREFDSGWILERKLDGVRALAYRDGDQVRLVSRNGKSIEAGYPELVEALAAQPVQRFVVDGEIVALDNHGVTSFELLQRRMQLRDAARARATGVTVTYYLFDLLHLEGYDTTRLPLRSRKQLLRRAIRFGGPLRYTLHRNADGEAPLADACARGWEGLIAKRAEGPYVQRRSPDWLKLKCSAAQELVIGGFTEPAGSRVGFGALLLGYFEDGRLRYAGKVGTGFDAATLHRLRAAMDGLARSDSPFADPVPERDAHWVEPRLVAQVAFTDWTRDGRLRHPRFLALREDKDAHDVVREQ from the coding sequence ATGCTCGCCACGCCGAGCCGGCGCCGGGAGTTCGACAGCGGCTGGATCCTGGAGCGCAAGCTGGACGGCGTCCGCGCGCTCGCGTACCGCGACGGCGACCAGGTCCGGCTGGTCTCCCGCAACGGCAAGTCGATCGAGGCCGGGTACCCGGAGCTGGTCGAGGCCCTCGCCGCGCAGCCCGTGCAGCGCTTCGTGGTGGACGGCGAGATCGTCGCCCTGGACAACCACGGCGTGACCAGCTTCGAGCTCCTGCAGCGCCGGATGCAGCTCCGTGACGCCGCCAGGGCGAGGGCGACCGGCGTCACGGTCACGTACTACCTCTTCGACCTGCTCCATCTGGAGGGGTACGACACCACCCGACTGCCGCTGCGCTCGCGCAAGCAGCTGCTGCGGCGTGCGATCCGCTTCGGCGGGCCGCTGCGCTACACCCTCCACCGGAACGCCGACGGCGAGGCGCCGCTGGCCGACGCCTGTGCGCGCGGCTGGGAGGGCCTGATCGCCAAGCGGGCCGAAGGGCCGTACGTGCAGCGGCGCTCGCCCGACTGGCTCAAGCTCAAATGCTCGGCCGCGCAGGAGCTGGTGATCGGCGGCTTCACCGAGCCGGCCGGCAGCCGGGTGGGCTTCGGCGCCCTGCTGCTGGGCTACTTCGAGGACGGCCGCCTGCGGTACGCGGGCAAGGTCGGCACCGGATTCGACGCCGCCACCCTGCACCGGCTCCGGGCCGCCATGGACGGCCTCGCCCGGTCCGACTCGCCGTTCGCCGACCCGGTACCGGAGCGGGACGCCCACTGGGTCGAGCCACGCCTGGTCGCCCAGGTCGCCTTCACCGACTGGACCAGGGACGGCCGCCTGCGGCATCCGCGCTTCCTCGCCCTCCGCGAGGACAAGGACGCCCATGACGTGGTGCGGGAGCAGTGA
- a CDS encoding acyl-CoA dehydrogenase family protein produces MEFSYDERTEELRGQLLAFMDELVYPAEPVLAAQLADPAREPWSIPPVVAELQAAARARGLWNLFLPGEHGAGLTNQQYAPLAEITGRSILLAPAALNCAAPDTGNMEVLAQFGDEAQRKQWLEPLLAGEIRSAFAMTEPEVASSDATNITTRIARDGDEYVVNGRKWYITGAMNPECRIFIVMGKTDPTAATHRQQSMILVPRDTPGVTVKRGMKVFGYEDADHGGHAEILFENVRVPAANLIGEEGSGFAIAQARLGPGRIHHCMRAIGIAERALELMCRRVSERVAFGKPLAEQGVVQDWIAEARVRIEQARLLVLKTAWLMDTVGNRGAHTEIQAIKIAVPATVEWILDKAVQAHGAAGVSQDTPLAQLWAGNRTLRLADGPDEVHKRSLARRELKRYQQKEV; encoded by the coding sequence GTGGAGTTCTCGTACGACGAGCGGACCGAGGAGCTGCGCGGGCAGCTGCTGGCTTTCATGGACGAGCTGGTGTACCCGGCGGAGCCGGTACTGGCCGCCCAACTCGCCGACCCCGCACGTGAACCGTGGTCGATCCCGCCGGTCGTGGCGGAGCTGCAGGCGGCGGCCCGCGCACGGGGGCTGTGGAACCTCTTCCTGCCGGGTGAGCACGGCGCCGGGCTGACCAACCAGCAGTACGCGCCGCTGGCCGAGATCACCGGCCGCAGCATCCTGCTGGCACCCGCCGCCCTCAACTGCGCGGCGCCGGACACCGGGAACATGGAGGTGCTCGCCCAGTTCGGTGACGAGGCCCAGCGCAAGCAGTGGCTGGAGCCGCTGCTCGCGGGCGAGATCCGCTCGGCCTTCGCCATGACCGAGCCCGAGGTGGCCTCCTCCGACGCCACCAACATCACCACCCGGATCGCGCGCGACGGGGACGAGTACGTCGTCAACGGCCGCAAGTGGTACATCACCGGGGCGATGAACCCCGAGTGCCGGATCTTCATCGTGATGGGCAAGACCGACCCGACGGCCGCCACCCACCGGCAGCAGAGCATGATCCTGGTCCCGCGCGACACCCCGGGGGTGACGGTGAAGCGCGGGATGAAGGTCTTCGGGTACGAGGACGCCGACCACGGCGGGCACGCCGAGATCCTCTTCGAGAACGTCCGCGTCCCGGCCGCCAACCTGATCGGCGAGGAGGGGTCCGGCTTCGCGATCGCCCAGGCCCGGCTCGGTCCCGGCCGGATCCACCACTGCATGCGGGCGATCGGAATCGCCGAGCGGGCACTGGAGTTGATGTGCCGCCGGGTCTCCGAGCGGGTCGCCTTCGGCAAGCCGCTGGCCGAGCAGGGCGTGGTCCAGGACTGGATCGCCGAGGCCCGGGTCCGGATCGAACAGGCCCGGCTGCTGGTGCTCAAGACGGCCTGGCTGATGGACACCGTCGGCAACCGGGGCGCCCACACCGAGATCCAGGCCATCAAGATCGCCGTACCGGCGACGGTCGAGTGGATCCTCGACAAGGCCGTACAGGCGCACGGCGCCGCCGGGGTCAGCCAGGACACCCCGCTCGCCCAGCTCTGGGCGGGCAACCGCACCCTGCGCCTGGCCGACGGCCCGGACGAGGTGCACAAGCGCTCGCTGGCCCGCCGTGAGCTCAAGCGCTACCAGCAGAAGGAGGTCTGA
- a CDS encoding TetR/AcrR family transcriptional regulator yields the protein MTDRVVPEPERRRRRPTKQGTVLSEQVIVETALRLLGRHGAEALTVRRLGAALGADPSALYRYFHSTDDLLLAITDELIAQAQHGWRATGDWQADLRDIGLRIHAAYQAHPQAALLAAYRTTGRSNETRAVETILGLLRGAGFPDGEAVRFYHAFVDQALSFAALDAAVAALPAPARAADLSVWQARYAQLPASTHPNIAATAHLLIGDMRLSGYPLALDLLLSAVAARLPRSASAQVGPERSKE from the coding sequence ATGACCGACCGAGTGGTTCCGGAGCCGGAGCGGCGTCGCAGGCGGCCGACCAAGCAGGGCACCGTGCTGTCGGAGCAGGTCATCGTGGAGACGGCGCTGCGGCTGCTGGGCCGGCACGGCGCCGAGGCCCTCACGGTCCGGCGCCTGGGTGCGGCGCTCGGGGCCGACCCCAGCGCGCTCTACCGGTACTTCCACAGCACCGACGACCTGCTGCTGGCCATCACGGACGAGCTCATCGCGCAGGCCCAGCACGGCTGGCGGGCCACCGGCGACTGGCAGGCCGACCTGCGCGACATCGGCCTGCGGATCCACGCCGCCTACCAGGCACACCCCCAGGCGGCCCTGCTCGCGGCGTACCGGACCACCGGTCGGAGCAACGAGACCCGGGCGGTCGAAACGATCCTCGGCCTGCTGCGCGGGGCGGGCTTCCCGGACGGCGAGGCGGTGCGGTTCTACCACGCGTTCGTGGACCAGGCGCTCAGCTTCGCCGCCCTCGACGCGGCGGTCGCCGCACTGCCCGCCCCGGCCAGGGCGGCCGATCTGAGCGTCTGGCAGGCCCGGTACGCCCAGCTCCCGGCGAGCACCCACCCCAACATCGCCGCCACCGCGCACCTGCTGATCGGCGACATGAGGCTCAGCGGCTACCCGCTCGCCCTGGACCTGCTGCTCTCGGCCGTCGCCGCCCGGCTGCCCCGCAGCGCGAGCGCACAGGTGGGGCCTGAGCGCTCCAAGGAGTGA
- a CDS encoding amidohydrolase → MTHADLVFTGGPVLTADSARTRASSLAVTGERITAVGHDEVRELIGPKTEVVDLRGRLLIPGFQDAHIHAVYGGSELSECDLTGTTGTDEYLRRIREYADAHPERPWITGSGWSLESFQGGLPTRQLLDSVVADRPVYLLNRDHHGAWANTRALELAGLSRDTPDPADGRIEREPDGTPSGALQEGATGLVARLVPPSTAADRLNGLLRAQRLLHSLGITGWQDALLGVFNGQPDPSDAYLSAARAGTLTARVTGALWWDRARGAEQIPELVERRAELRHGRFRASSVKIMQDGITENFTAAMTSPYLDGCGCATANSGLSFVDPEALRSYVTELDALDFQVHFHALGDRAVREALDAVEAARTANGRRGTRHHLAHLQVVHPSDLPRFAGLGAIANIQPLWAAHEPQMDELTIPFLGPERAAWQYPFGDLLRAGATLAAGSDWPVSSPDPIAGIHVAVNRTEPGATGGRVFLPEQRLDLGTALAAYTAGSAHVNGLDDAGSLRAGNLADLVVLDRDVFDGPPEEIAEARVLQTYVGGELVHSA, encoded by the coding sequence ATGACCCACGCCGATCTGGTCTTCACCGGCGGCCCCGTCCTCACGGCCGACTCGGCACGCACGCGGGCGAGCAGCCTCGCCGTCACGGGCGAACGGATCACCGCCGTCGGCCACGACGAGGTCCGGGAGTTGATCGGACCGAAGACCGAAGTCGTCGACCTGCGCGGCAGGTTGCTGATCCCCGGCTTCCAGGACGCCCACATCCACGCCGTGTACGGCGGCTCCGAACTCAGCGAGTGCGACCTCACCGGCACCACCGGGACGGACGAGTACCTGCGGCGCATCCGCGAGTACGCCGACGCCCACCCGGAACGTCCCTGGATCACCGGGAGCGGCTGGTCGCTGGAGAGCTTCCAGGGCGGGCTCCCCACCCGGCAGTTGCTCGACAGCGTGGTCGCCGACCGTCCGGTGTACCTGCTCAACCGCGACCACCACGGCGCCTGGGCCAACACCCGTGCCCTGGAACTGGCCGGGCTCAGCAGGGACACCCCCGACCCCGCGGACGGCCGGATCGAGCGCGAGCCGGACGGCACCCCGAGCGGCGCCCTCCAGGAGGGAGCCACCGGCCTGGTCGCCCGTCTGGTGCCGCCGAGCACCGCCGCCGACCGCCTGAACGGGCTGCTGCGAGCGCAGCGGCTGCTGCACTCCCTCGGCATCACGGGCTGGCAGGACGCCCTGCTCGGCGTCTTCAACGGCCAGCCCGACCCCTCGGACGCCTACCTGTCCGCCGCCCGCGCCGGCACCCTGACGGCCAGGGTCACCGGAGCGCTCTGGTGGGACCGCGCCAGGGGCGCCGAGCAGATCCCCGAACTGGTGGAGCGCCGGGCCGAGTTGAGGCACGGCAGGTTCCGGGCGAGCTCGGTGAAGATCATGCAGGACGGCATCACCGAGAACTTCACCGCCGCGATGACCAGCCCCTACCTGGACGGCTGCGGCTGCGCCACGGCCAACAGCGGGCTGAGCTTCGTCGACCCGGAGGCGCTGCGCTCGTACGTCACCGAGCTGGACGCGCTGGACTTCCAGGTGCACTTCCACGCCCTGGGCGACCGTGCCGTACGGGAGGCGCTGGACGCCGTCGAGGCCGCCCGGACCGCCAACGGCCGACGCGGCACCCGGCACCATCTCGCCCACCTGCAGGTCGTCCACCCGAGTGACCTGCCGCGCTTCGCCGGGCTCGGCGCGATCGCCAACATCCAGCCGCTCTGGGCCGCCCACGAGCCGCAGATGGACGAGCTGACGATCCCCTTCCTCGGGCCCGAACGCGCCGCCTGGCAGTACCCGTTCGGCGATCTGCTGCGCGCCGGGGCCACGCTGGCCGCCGGCAGCGACTGGCCGGTCAGCAGCCCGGACCCGATCGCCGGGATCCATGTCGCCGTCAACCGCACGGAGCCCGGCGCCACCGGTGGCAGGGTCTTCCTGCCGGAGCAGCGGCTGGATCTCGGCACGGCTCTCGCGGCCTACACGGCAGGCTCGGCCCACGTCAACGGGCTGGACGATGCGGGCAGTCTGCGGGCCGGCAACCTGGCCGACCTGGTGGTGCTCGACCGGGACGTCTTCGACGGACCGCCGGAGGAGATCGCCGAGGCGCGGGTCCTGCAGACGTACGTGGGCGGGGAGTTGGTGCACTCGGCCTAG
- a CDS encoding COG4315 family predicted lipoprotein: MATAGKLGPILVDSKGRTLYLFQADTSTTSTCNDACAAAWPPLTTTGAPVAGTGADAGLLGTTKRADGSTEVVYKGHPLYYYVGDAKPGDTNGQELNQFGAEWYVLNAAGDKVEG, encoded by the coding sequence GTGGCCACCGCGGGCAAGCTCGGGCCGATCCTGGTCGACTCCAAGGGCCGGACGCTCTACCTCTTCCAGGCCGACACCTCGACGACCTCGACCTGCAACGACGCGTGTGCAGCCGCCTGGCCGCCGCTGACCACGACCGGCGCCCCGGTCGCCGGAACCGGAGCCGACGCCGGCCTGCTGGGCACCACCAAGCGCGCCGACGGCAGCACCGAGGTGGTCTACAAGGGCCACCCGCTGTACTACTACGTGGGCGACGCCAAGCCCGGCGACACCAACGGCCAGGAGCTCAACCAGTTCGGCGCCGAGTGGTACGTCCTGAATGCCGCCGGCGACAAGGTCGAGGGCTGA
- a CDS encoding DUF6529 family protein: MHRIDVPAGRRRRAALGALWVLLPPAITLALYWYGRAHTPDYARGLFGQYGKDAQRLKAQLGTALLGLALIQLLLALWMYGRLPATGPAPRPVRTTHRIGGLVTFLVSLPIAQHCITAYGVQLTDTRVALHSVTGCFLYGAFAAKVIVVRHRRLPGWALPVAGGVLVCAIALLWYTAALWFLNGYQAPGL; encoded by the coding sequence GTGCACCGCATCGATGTACCGGCGGGGCGGCGTCGCCGCGCCGCCCTCGGCGCACTGTGGGTCCTGCTGCCGCCGGCCATCACGCTGGCCCTCTACTGGTACGGCCGCGCCCACACCCCCGACTATGCGCGCGGGCTCTTCGGGCAGTACGGCAAGGACGCACAGCGCCTCAAGGCCCAGCTGGGCACCGCCCTGCTGGGCCTGGCCCTGATCCAGCTGCTGCTCGCCCTCTGGATGTACGGCCGGCTGCCCGCCACCGGCCCCGCCCCCCGTCCGGTGCGGACCACCCACCGGATCGGCGGGCTGGTCACCTTCCTGGTCTCGCTCCCGATCGCCCAGCACTGCATCACCGCGTACGGGGTGCAGCTGACCGACACCCGGGTCGCCCTGCACTCGGTCACCGGCTGCTTCCTGTACGGGGCCTTCGCCGCCAAGGTGATCGTGGTACGCCACCGCCGGCTGCCCGGCTGGGCGCTGCCGGTCGCGGGCGGCGTCCTGGTCTGTGCGATCGCGCTGCTGTGGTACACCGCCGCGCTCTGGTTCCTGAACGGCTATCAGGCGCCCGGACTGTGA
- a CDS encoding APC family permease, whose translation MASVDQLTPTVAPPTGSPTRRSLRREVGLIGLLWASVGSIIGSGWLYGAKNAVMVAGPAALISWGIGAVAIVLLAFVHAELGGLFPVAGGTARYPHYAFGGLAGMSFGWFSWLQAATVAPIEVEAMIGYAGHWEFAKSFLNDNGTLTTSGFIVAVILMGVFVAVNFLGVRVLSHTNSAATWLKIFVPLLTIFVLAVTNFHGGNFTSHGFAPFGTKGVLAAISTSGIIFALLGFEQAIQLAGESKNPKRDIPRAVLGSVTIGTLIYVLLQVVFIAALPAASFAGGWDKLDFPGIEGPFAGLATLVGLGWLAWVLYFDAIVSPGGTGLIYTTSTSRISYGLSKNGYAPQAFEKVDGRGVPWFGLTISFITGVICFLPFPSWQELVGFITSASVLMYAGAPLAFGALRRRLPDRERSYRLPFGAVIAPLSFVVASLIIYWTGWHTLAKLGFAILIGYALLGGYAAYAIRKGLPNAPQLNWKAAQWLPAYLLGLGVISWQGGFGDGNGNLPMWWDMAVVAVFAVAIYYWAIRVALPAEAIERNIEDVEVVDEGGH comes from the coding sequence ATGGCATCTGTTGACCAGCTCACCCCCACCGTCGCCCCACCGACCGGATCACCGACCCGCCGCAGCCTGCGGCGCGAGGTCGGGCTCATCGGTCTCCTCTGGGCCTCCGTCGGCTCGATCATCGGCTCCGGCTGGCTCTACGGGGCCAAGAACGCCGTGATGGTCGCCGGCCCGGCGGCCCTCATCTCCTGGGGCATCGGCGCGGTCGCCATCGTGCTCCTGGCGTTCGTCCACGCCGAGCTGGGCGGGCTGTTCCCGGTCGCAGGCGGTACCGCGCGCTACCCGCACTACGCCTTCGGCGGCCTGGCGGGCATGTCCTTCGGCTGGTTCTCCTGGCTGCAGGCCGCGACGGTGGCACCGATCGAGGTCGAGGCCATGATCGGCTACGCCGGTCACTGGGAGTTCGCGAAGAGCTTCCTCAACGACAACGGCACCCTCACCACCAGCGGCTTCATCGTCGCGGTGATCCTCATGGGCGTCTTCGTGGCGGTCAACTTCCTCGGTGTCCGCGTGCTGTCCCACACCAACAGCGCTGCCACCTGGCTGAAGATCTTCGTCCCGCTGCTCACCATCTTCGTGCTCGCCGTGACCAACTTCCACGGCGGCAACTTCACCTCGCACGGCTTCGCGCCGTTCGGCACCAAGGGCGTGCTCGCCGCGATCAGCACCAGCGGCATCATCTTCGCCCTGCTCGGCTTCGAGCAGGCCATCCAGCTCGCGGGCGAGAGCAAGAACCCCAAGCGCGACATCCCCCGCGCCGTGCTCGGCTCGGTGACCATCGGCACCCTGATCTACGTCCTGCTGCAGGTCGTCTTCATCGCCGCCCTTCCGGCGGCCTCCTTCGCCGGCGGCTGGGACAAGCTGGACTTCCCCGGCATCGAGGGCCCGTTCGCCGGTCTCGCCACCCTGGTCGGCCTCGGCTGGCTGGCGTGGGTGCTGTACTTCGACGCCATCGTCTCCCCCGGCGGCACCGGCCTGATCTACACCACCTCCACCTCCCGCATCTCGTACGGCCTCAGCAAGAACGGCTACGCGCCGCAGGCCTTCGAGAAGGTCGACGGGCGCGGCGTGCCGTGGTTCGGTCTCACCATCTCGTTCATCACCGGCGTGATCTGCTTCCTCCCCTTCCCGAGCTGGCAGGAACTGGTCGGCTTCATCACCTCGGCCAGCGTGCTGATGTACGCGGGCGCCCCGCTGGCCTTCGGTGCGCTGCGCCGCCGGCTGCCGGACCGTGAGCGCTCCTACCGCCTGCCGTTCGGCGCGGTCATCGCCCCGCTGTCCTTCGTGGTCGCGAGCCTGATCATCTACTGGACCGGCTGGCACACCCTGGCCAAGCTCGGCTTCGCCATCCTGATCGGTTACGCGCTGCTCGGCGGCTACGCCGCGTACGCGATCCGCAAGGGCCTGCCGAACGCCCCGCAGCTGAACTGGAAGGCCGCGCAGTGGCTGCCGGCCTACCTGCTCGGCCTGGGCGTGATCTCCTGGCAGGGCGGCTTCGGCGACGGCAACGGCAACCTGCCGATGTGGTGGGACATGGCGGTCGTGGCCGTCTTCGCCGTGGCGATCTACTACTGGGCGATCCGCGTCGCCCTGCCCGCCGAGGCGATCGAGCGCAACATCGAGGACGTCGAGGTGGTCGACGAGGGCGGCCACTGA